The nucleotide window CAATTTGCGAACTAATTAATTTTCCGTCTATTTTGATAGCGTTATGGGCCGCTTTCCCTTCGTGTCACGCTGTATATGACTCGCCCCGAAGACTTACCCAAAGAATTACTACCAGATTCTCAAACCCAATTTCAACAGCAAGTTCTTAGACTGCATCAGGTTACAGTGTATAGCCGCTGGTTGTTTGTCGCCCTGCTTTGGCTGTTCATTGCTCCACTTTGCTTGTGGCATTTACGCTCTGAAATTGAGCTATGGCTCGATTATTTTACCTGGACGGCTGTCCGTTATACGATCATCTACAATCGGGTTGCCTCGATTGGACTGGCGCTCTGTGTGGCTTGGACAATGAGCGTTTTACTGTGGCAAAGCCGTAATATTGTGCAAGGAATTTCGGCAGAGGAATGGCGATCGCTAGAAAAACAGGTTCTCAGAATTCGCCAACAAGGTAAAAGTCATCCTCTTTGGAAATGGGTTTGTAAACCCTAAAAACTGCTGGCTTGGGCGGGGATTTAATAGAACTAGAATTTATGGCGGACAAATCAATTTTGTAAAATCGCACTTATAGAGATGAGTTTGTTGCCAACTGAGCGGAATTTCTAACAAGTCGCGAGTTCCGGTGAAGGCTTGCCCCACAAACAGCAACAGCGCAATACAGTTAAGTACGATGTGAATATTGCGCCAGCGATTTGTCCGATCTTGGTAGATGTCAGGAAAAATGGCAAGGGAAAAAATCATCAGCATTGCTGCGGCAATGCCGTAGTAGTAGTGCGAGACATACCACTCGTAGCCCCGTCGAAAGACCTCGGGTTGGCAACCCAGCAAAATCAGCCCCATGCTTGTTAATGAGGCAAAGATTCCTCTCCAAAGTTTGGGACGCGCCTGGTTGAGAATGACGAGAGAGGCGATCGTCAGGGGGAAAAGCAAGACCACGAAGGTAAAGCGAGTTGCGTCTTTTGTCCAGGTTTGATCGGGGATCATTTTGGAGAAAATAGGATGCGCTACTCCAATTAACACTAGCCCCACGACTGAATTGCTAAGCCATTGCCCTAACTTAAGATGTTCAGAACCGACGTTAGACGGAATTTTTCCTTTGGTGCCGTCTGCTGCTTTAAGGCGACGTTGGCGGGTTTGCCAAGCGTAGTTAACCACTATGCCAATAATAGGAAATACAAAAAAGATGGCGATCGCCGGATGAACTAACCCTGCAATATCTTTCGCGCCCATATCAAGCCTCTTCGTCTCAAAAGTGTTCTCGTTCCCAGCATTCATGCTTCCAGCAGGTGCTTTTGCGAAATCACAAAAGCACCTGCTGGAAGCATAGCGCAATCAATACTTATAATGATCCACTTACAATGAAGTAAAGGGTGCGTAGCCGAACGTAGCGTTAAATTGACGACACCAGATTACCGCTGATTGAAAGTTGGCTAAGTCTACATCATCGGGAATGGCATAGCGCTGTTCGCCTTTAACGCTTTGTAATCTGCCCAAACTAATATAGTTCTGCGCATCATAAGTTTGGGGCATTTGATCTCGGTGCAGCAACACAAATAAATCGGGACCTTCATCCGACTTAAACGCTTGATCAAACACCAAATAACGCTTGCCGTTTTCTGTCACAATCCTCGCTGTGCCCTCAGTTGGATGCTCGGAGGCAACGAATTGACCGGATTGAGCTACCGGAGATGCAGCAAATATCTGCGGTTGAGTTGGGTTTGAGATCACAGACGAGGGGGTGACTGCCTCTGTAGGCTGAAGGGCGGCTTCATTTCGAGTGCAAGCTATGGTAAGGGTAGCAACAGCGACGATCGCTCCTAGCGTCAGGTACTTTAATGTCATCATGATTCAATTTCCCTAGTTCAGTTTTTAGTTAATTCTTCGTGTATCTCTCGGTTCTATTACAGCCGTAAGTAAACTTTAAGCAGTCAGGTTAAACCTAGAATGATTTTTAGCTGAGAAATAAAAGGAAAATTTTCGCTCGTTTTCTCAGATAATTTTCATCGGGTTCTCATCTTGATTTGAGAGCTTGAGAATTTGATTAAGGACAAATTTAATGAGAACAACCCCCCTCGACCGCCCTACCGATCCACCCGGCGATCGCTCCAGCCCAGCGCTGTCTCGACCTAAAAAATTTTTACGTCCACAAGCTGCTACTTTAGTCATGCTGGCGGTAATTGCGGTATCAGGGGCGATCGCGGCTGCCTGGTTTGCCGGACAAGGGAACATTCTCAAAATTTTTGCTCATCTCAACGAAATTCAGCAAAGCCCGCCCCTGTGGTTAGAAGTGCCCATGGTAGCCGGAGAATTTCTTGTTTTTCCGACCGTGGCACTGTTCTTAATTGTGTTAGGGGTGATGAAAGCCTCACCGCGACCCAAAGATTGGTCGCGGGTGGTAGTCGTTACAATTTTGCTGTTCCTGACTATTCGCTATTTACTGTGGCGATCGGCTTCTACACTTAATGTCAGCACGCCTCTAGATGGAGTCGTTAGCCTGGGATTATTTTTCCTAGAGCTATTCATGCTGCTAAGCAACTGCATTCTTATGTTTTTGATGCTACGTGTTCCCGATCGTCGTCGTCAAGCTGATCAAGTTTCTCTAGATGTGATGACGGGCACGTTCACGCCTACGGTAGATGTTCTGATTCCGACCTACGACGAACCTATGTTCATTTTGCAGCGGACAATCATGGGCTGTCAGGCGTTAGATTATCCTTGCAAAAAAGTTTATTTGCTAGATGACACCCATCGTTCTGAAGTTAGGGCATTAGCAGCAGAGTTGGGCTGT belongs to Timaviella obliquedivisa GSE-PSE-MK23-08B and includes:
- a CDS encoding DUF4079 domain-containing protein, with protein sequence MGAKDIAGLVHPAIAIFFVFPIIGIVVNYAWQTRQRRLKAADGTKGKIPSNVGSEHLKLGQWLSNSVVGLVLIGVAHPIFSKMIPDQTWTKDATRFTFVVLLFPLTIASLVILNQARPKLWRGIFASLTSMGLILLGCQPEVFRRGYEWYVSHYYYGIAAAMLMIFSLAIFPDIYQDRTNRWRNIHIVLNCIALLLFVGQAFTGTRDLLEIPLSWQQTHLYKCDFTKLICPP
- a CDS encoding DM13 domain-containing protein, with protein sequence MMTLKYLTLGAIVAVATLTIACTRNEAALQPTEAVTPSSVISNPTQPQIFAASPVAQSGQFVASEHPTEGTARIVTENGKRYLVFDQAFKSDEGPDLFVLLHRDQMPQTYDAQNYISLGRLQSVKGEQRYAIPDDVDLANFQSAVIWCRQFNATFGYAPFTSL